The Bradyrhizobium sp. B097 genome contains the following window.
GCCAGCGCGCCGCCGGCAAAGGCGCGGCGAGTGATGATCGCGCGAGCGGCGACCGTATGTCGTATGGACCGGCGCATCCGCAACCTCACTTCACCTCTCGCGCTTGCGGGGGAGGTCGCCGCGCGCAGCGCGGCGGGTGGGGGCTCTTTCCGACATGTGACTCGTGGAGATACCCCCACCCTGACCCTCCCCCGCAAGCGGGAGAGGGAACGCAATCCCTGCGTGGCCGTAGTATAACTCCGTCCCTTCGCAGTCAGCGCTCATTGACGAAGATCCTGATCAGGCTGGCCGGCTGCATGCGCGCCAGTCTAGCGACCGGCAGCGCCGCTGCACAGAACGCGGCGGCGAGCGCCACCGCGAGCAGCTCGATCAGCTGCAACGGGAAGACGTGGAACGGCAGCCGCCAGCCGAACGCCTTTACATTGACGATCGCAAGCAGGCACCAGGCGACCAGAAGGCCGAGCGGCAGCGCGAACAGCGCGGTGATCAATGCGACCGCCATGGTCTTCAACAGTTCGAGCGCCGCGAGCCGCCGCCGCGTCAGGCCGATCGCCCACAATGGCGCAAGCTGCGGCAGCCGCGAATTGGCCAGCGTGAGCAGGCTGGTCAGGAGCGCGATGCCGGCGACGCCGAGCGTGAAGGCGTTGAGCGCCGCGGTCACCGAGAAGGTGCGGTTGAACACCCGCCTGGATTCCCGCTTCATCGTCGCCTGGTCGGCGATACTGCGGTCGTCGAGGCCGAACTTCTGCTGCAGCGCCGTGATCAGCGGCGCGATATGATCGGGCGCGACGCGCAGCCCGATCCGGGTCTGCGGCGTCAGCGGAAAGCGCCGGGTCAGCGCGGCGAAGTTGACCGCGATCTGGCTTTTGGGGTTGCCGTAATCGGCATAGATGCCGACGATCTCGAGCGGCCAGTTGCCGCCCGGGGCAGGCACCTTGATATGATCACCAATCGCAAGCTTCATCCGCCGCGACAGCTGCTCGCTGATCAGACAAGTGTCGCCGGGACGCAAGCGCACCCAGGCATTTGCCGCGCTTTCCAGCAATGGCCAGTTGTCGCGATAGGTGACGTGGTCGGGCAGGCCGAGCACCTCGATCGGCGCGCCGCCGAATTGTGTATCGGCGCGGCCGCCGGGCAGGATCGCCTCGACTTCGGGCCGATCGCGCAGCCACGCCTTGATCTCTTTCGCCTGCTGATCGCTGGCGGCGCTGATGTAGACGTCGGCGGCGAGGCGGCCGTCGAGCCACACCAGGAAGGTGCGGCTGAAACTTTCCACCATGGTGCTGACGCCGATATTGACCGCGAGCGCGAGCAACAGCGCCATCAGCGCCAGCGACAGGCCTGAGAGCTGCTGGCGGCTGTCGGCCCAGAACCAGATGCCGACCGGCGCCCGCGCGCTGCGCTGGCCGAACGCGAGCGCGATCTGTAGCACCATCGGCAAAATCAGCGCCGCGCCGAGCATCAGCGCGGCCAATACCGCAAAGCCCGCGATCAGGGAATCGCCGAACTGAATGAGAGCCGCCGCCACCGCAAATACCGCGAGCGCCGCGGCACTCTGGAACATCAGCCAGCGCCGTTGTGCCTGCTGCCAGGCCTGCGGCTGCGCCGTCGCCAGCACCGGTATCCGGATCGCCTTGGCAAGGCTCGCGGCGGCGGCTGCGAGCGCGCCCAGGATGCTGATGGCGATGCCGGCGAACCACCAGGCGGGCTTGAGCGAAAGCTGTCCCGGGATCTGCGCGCCATAGAGCCCGCGCAGAGAGGCCGCGACATCGGGCAGCAAGGCTGCCGCAATGAAATAGCCGCAGACCAGGCCAATCAGGCCGGCGACCAGCGCCAGCGACACCAGCTCGATCACCAGCACGGTGTTGAGCAGCCGCGCCGAGACGCCGCAGGCGCGCAAGGTGCGTAGCATCGGCAGCCGCTGCTCGAAGGCGAGGCCGATCGCGGAGTTGACGATGAACAGGCCGACGAAGAACGACAGCAGGCCGAATGCGGTGAGGTTGAGATGGAAACTGTCGGTCAGCCGTTCGAGGTCGCTCTCGGCGCTCGGCTCGACCAGGCGGAGTTTTTCGCCTGCAACGCTTTCCAGCGTTGCATGCGGTGCTTTGGACTTGCCGACCAGCAGGCGCGACACCTGGCCGGGCATCTTCAGGATCTCCTGCGCGATGCCGATATCGACGACGAGCGCGCCGGGTGCGAGCTCCGCCTGCACGCGCAGCGGCGGCAAGCTCGTGCCGTTGGCCTGCGGCCGTTCGCCCTCCTTGAGGCCGAGATCGCGCAGCGTCTCGCCCGCAACCAGCATCTCGCCGGGCGGCGTGACGAAGGATAGCAGGCTGCCGCGCCCGACCGCCGGCGCGTTGCCCACCTCGGACGGCAGCGTCACCGGCTCGACGCCGAGCAGGCGGAAGCTGCGCCCGTCGATCTGGACCCGGCCCTCCAGTGTCGGCGACACCGGCCAACCGGCGCGGCGCAGATCGACGAACAGTTGTTGCGGGAAGGTCGCGCTGTCGCGGCTCACCAGCATGGCGGTGCGCGAGCCGCCGAAGGTCGCGGCGGCGCGGTCATAGGCGATGCGGGCCTGCTGGTTCAGCGCCTGCACGCCGCTCCACAGCGCGGTGGCCGAGATCAGCCCGATCAGCAGCGTCGCAAGCTGCATCGGATGCCGCCGCCAATGGCTGAGCAGCACGGCGAGGATCCAGAGCGCCCGCCTCATGCGATGACCCCGGCATGCAGGGTGACCTGGCGGTCGAGCGTCGCGGCGAGCCGCGCGCTGTGGGTGACCATCAGGAAGCCGCAGCCGGTGCGAGCGACCAGATCGCGTGCCAGTCGCAGCACCTCGTCGGCGGTGTCCTCGTCGAGATTGCCGGTCGGCTCGTCGGCGAGCAGCAGCAGCGGCTTCGGCGCCAGCGCGCGGCCGATCGCGACGCGTTGCTGCTGGCCGCCGGACAATTGCTCGGGATAGCGCTTCAGCAGCGGCTTGAGCCCGAGCCGCTCGACCAGTTCGTCATTCCAGGCGGCATCGTGCCGGCCGGCGATGCGGGACTGGAACACGAGATTGTCCGCAACCGTCAGGCTCGGGATCAGGTTGAACTGCTGGAACACAAGGCCGAGCCGGTCGCGGCGCAGCTCGGCGCGGCCGGCATCGTTGAGAGCGGAGACCGTGATATCGGCAAGCCTGATCTCGCCGCTGTCGGCGGCGTCCAGCCCCGCGATCAGATGCAGCAGCGTGCTCTTGCCGCTGCCGGATTCGCCTGACAGCGCCACGCTCTCGCCGGTCGTGACAGTGAGATCGACGCCGCGCAGCACTGCGACGTCTTCACCGGCAAAGCGGTAACTCTTGGTCAGGCCGGTGACGCGAAGCACCGCGGCGGTCTGGTCAGATGAAGCGATGGCCGTGCCTCATTCAAGGCTTCTGGTATTTCAGGACGAACTCGTCGATCGGCACCGGCGCCTTGAAGACGGGAATGTCCTTCGGGTCCTCTGCATGATGCAGGAAATCGGCCTCGGCCACCAGCTTGAAGCCGGCCGCCTCGATCTCCTGCTTCAGGGTGCTCTCCTCGATCCGGTGCAGCGTCTTGGCGACGCTTACGCCTTCGCCCGCCTTGGCCGAGTGGTCCGCGATCACGAGGAAGCCGCCGGGTTTGAGCGCGGCGAACATCTTCTTGTTCATCGCGGCGCGATCGACCGGCAGATAGCTGATGTCGTGATAGAAAAAGAACAAGGTGATCATGTCGAGGTTGCTGACCTCGGGCGGGATCGGATCATCATAGTCGCGCACCACATGGACCACGTTCTTCATCGCCGGCGCCTTGGCGCGGGTGTCGAACTTGTCCTTGACGAAGCGCTCGAGCACGGTCGCCGAATCCTGCGCGTAGACCTTGCCCGAAGGGGCGACGGTGCGCGCCAAGAGTTCGGTGCTGTAGCCGGCGCTCGCCGCCATGTCGAGAATGGTCATGCCGGGCTTGACGCCGGCAAAGGCCAGCATCTTGGCCGGCTGGCGGCGCTGGTCGACCTGGCGATCCGCATCGCTGCGATCGGGCGCGGCAACGATCGCCGCGTAGTCGGGACCGGCGGCGTCCTCGGCGCGGACTTCAGGCACCGCGAGCAGCGTGGCGGACATAAGCGCAGCGCAGGCGGCCGCGCGAAGGATCGATCTGTTCATGAAATAACCCAACCTTCAATAACCTCGGCTTTTGGTTGCCGCTAAGCATAGCAGCCGGCCCATGACAGATCACCGCTTCACTGGCCGCGACGACGCGATCGTGATCGGGGCGCGCTTGCCCGGCCATCGTGTCGCGCCGGCCACAGAACCCGAGGAAATGCGGGTTGCGTTGCGCGGCGAGGCGTGGCTAGCATCCCGGCGGGGCCGATCTTACGAGCCGAAAAACGAAACGACGGGGAGCCAGACATGACGACGCAACCGACGCCCAAGGGGATGTCAACGGGGATGTCGAAGGGGACGCCCAAAGGCGCCTGGCAAATCACCTTCCTTCTGTTCCTGTACATGGTGGTGAACTTTGCGGACAAGATCGTGGTCGGGCTTGCCGGCGTGCCGATCCGGAAGGAGATGGGTCTCACCCCGGAGCAGTTCGGCGATCTCGGCTCATCCTTCTTCTATCTGTTCTCGATCTCGGCGATCGTGGTCGGCTTCATCGTCAACCGCGTCGACACGCGTTGGGTGCTGCTGATCCTGGCGGTGATCTGGTCGCTGACGCAATTTCCGATGATCGGCACCGTCAGCCTCACCACGCTCACGATCTGCCGCATCATCCTCGGCGCCGGCGAGGGACCGGCCTTCTCGGTCGCCGCGCACGCGATCTACAAATGGTTTCCGGACGAGAAGCGCACGCTGCCGACCGCGATCCTGTCGCAGGGTTCGGCGTTTGGCGTGATCCTCGCGGTGCCCGCGCTGAACTGGATCATCGTCAATCACAGCTGGCATCACGCCTTCGGCGCGCTCGGCATCGTCGGCCTGCTCTGGACCGTCGCCTGGTTCGCGCTCGGCAAGGAAGGGCCGCTGGTGTCGACGGCTGCCGTTGTTGCCGACGAACCACGGATTCCCTACTGGAAGCTGCTGACGTCGCGCACCTTCGTCGGCTGCGTGGTCGCGACCTTCGGCGCCTATTGGGCGTTGTCGTTGGGACTGACCTGGTTCACCTCCTTCATCATCGAGGGACTCGGCTTCTCGCAGCAGCAGGCCGGCTTCGTCTCGATCCTGCCCTGGATCTTCGGTGCGACGATCGTGCTCCTGACCGGCTGGATCTCGCAGCTGATGCTGGCGCGTGGCTTCACCACCCGCGGCGCGCGCGGCGTGCTCGGCTCGGTGCCTTTGATCGTCGGTGGCTGCATCCTCGCTGCGCTGCCCTATGCGCCGCCGGGCGCGCTGATGATCGCACTGCTGGTGATCGGCTCCGGCCTGTGCGGCTCGATCTATGTGGTGTGCCCGCCGATGCTCGGCGAGTTCACGCCGGTGTCGCAGCGTGGCGCGATCATCGCGATCTATGGCGCGCTGTACACCATCTCGGGCATCATGGCGCCGATGGTGATGGGCAGTGTGATCCAGCACGCCGCCACGCCGATGGCCGGCTACATGAGCGGCTTCACCATCAACGCCGCGATCATGGCCGGCTCCGGCCTGCTCGGATTGCTGCTGCTGTGGCCCAACACCGAGCGTGCGCGGCTGACCGGCACGTCGCAGCCGGCGGGCACGATCAAGGGCGCGATGTCGCCGACGTAAGGGACGCGGCTTCCACCCTCCCCTGGAGGGGGAGGGTCGCTGAGCATGTAGCGAAGCGGAATGCACAGCGGGGTGGGGTGATCTCTCCATTCGGGCACTGCCCGTGTTGAGAGGTCACCCCACCCCGTCTCACATTTCGCTGCGCTCAATGTGAGCCGACCCTCCCCCTCCAGGGGAGGGTGTGTCTATCTCAATTCATCCCCTGCGCGCCGCGAACCAGCCTGCCCGGCCGTGCGCCGGTGGCCTTGCCTTCGCGCTGGGTCACCACGCCGGAGACGATAGTCGCGTCGTAGCCGTCGACCTGTTGCAGGAGGCGGCGGCCGCCGACCGGAAGGTCGTAATGCACCTTCGGCGGATGCAGGTGCAGCCTGTCGTAGTCGATTACGTTGACATCGGCCTTGAAGCCCGGCGCGATCACGCCGCGATCAGTGAGCCCGACCGACAGCGCGGTTTTGCGCGACTGCGCCGCGATCACGAACGGGATCGAGAGCTTCTCGCCGCGGCTGCGGTCGCGCGTCCAGTGCGTCAAGAGATAGGTCGGGAAGCTGGCATCGCAGATGATGCCGCAATGCGCGCCGCCGTCGGACAGGCCGGGCACGGCACTCGGTTCGCGCAGCATCTCATGCACGGCATCGAGATTGCCGTCGGCATAATTCAGGAACGGCACATAGAGCATGCCGCGGCCCTCGTCGGTGAGCATCGCGTCGTAGGCGAGCTCTTCCGGCTGGCGGCCCTGGCGGCGCGCCTGCGGGCCGAGCGCGTTCTCCGGCGGCTGCTCATAGTCCGGCGGATTACCCAAAAGATACATCTTGTCGTAGTTGGGCCGGAAGAACAGCGGGTCATCGGTTGCCGTCGCGCTCTCGCTCAGGATCGCGGCGCGCACCTCGGGACGGCGCAGATGCGTCAGCTGCTCGGCCAGCGGCAGCCTGGCGATTTCGCGATAGCTCGGATGGGTCTGGAACGGGTTGCGCGACAATTCCAGCCCAAGCAGCAGCCCGACGGGGCGCGCGGCGATCTGGGTCGTGATCGACAGGCCGCGGGCGGCGGCTTCATTGATGGTGTCCATGGTCTGCCGCCAGCGCCGCGGCGCCTTGTCGGCCTGAGCGACGGAGAACGAGATCGGGCACCTCGTGTTCTCGGCGACCCGCAGCATCATCGGCAGGTCTTCGTGGACGGTGCTCTGATCGAGCACGAATTGCAGCACGCTGCGGCCGACGCCGTGCATCGCGCCGGCGATCGCGGTCAATTCATCCTCGCCTGCCTTCAAGGTCGGCGTGTAGTCGCCGGTCGAGGTGCGGTGATTGAGCGTGCGCGAGGTCGAGAAGCCCAGCGCGCCGGATCGCACCGCGTCGCCGGCGAGCGCCGCCATCGCCTGGTTGTCCTCGGGCGTGGCGGGATCGCGGCGCGCGCCGCGCTCGCCCATCACATAGACGCGCAGCGCCGCGTGCGGCAGCTGCGCACCGATGTCCATGTCGAAGCTACGCTTCGACAGCCATTCCATGTAGTCGGGGAAGCTTTCCCACGCCCAGGGAATGCCGGCGGAGAGCACCGGCTCCGGAATGTCCTCGACGCCTTCCATCAGCTGGATCAGCCTGCCGTGATCGCTCGGCCGGCACGGTGCGAAGCCGACGCCGCAATTGCCCATGATCGCGGTGGTGACGCCGTTCTGCGACGACGGCGTGATGTCCTGGCTCCAGGTCACCTGGCCGTCGTAATGGGTGTGGACGTCAACGGAGCCTGGCGCCACCAGTCTGCCGCGGGCGTCGATCTCTTCCTTGCCCTTTGCGGAGACCTTGCCGACTTCGGTGATCTTGCCGCCTGAGATCGCGACATCGGCTTCATAGAGATCGCCGCCCTTGCCGTCGGCGATGTTGCCGCCGCGGATCACGAGGTCTGGGGTCGAGGTCATGGCGTTTCATCCCGGGCTGTTCTTGGTTGCGGGCATCATGGGTGAGCCCTTGATGCTGTCAACCATCGCCGGTGAAGCTCTGGGATGCGCTGGCGATGATTTGGCAGCGGGGATTGCGCGTTGCGGAAATTTGACCCCGCCGACCAGCGGCGGGTGCGGCTGAAGCTAACCGGCCTCGCGGCCGATCATCTCGCCGAACTGTCTGCGGTTCATCTCGATGAGCTGTCGCCGATCGAGCCGCTCCTGAAGCAGGTGTTGCCGCGGCGATCGGAATGAATTCCTGCTGCGCATAACGCTTCGCGCCCGCGCAGCGCGCTTTCTCGCGCTTGGATCGCGATGCGGCCAAATCCAACCTAAAGGCGCGATTCTAGATACAATTCGCGGCCAACGCAGCCTGCAATGGCGCGATGTGCCTTGTCATTGTCATGAAACCTTCATAGACCATGCTTGGGGGCGATATCATTGAATGGACGGCGGCCGGTCGTGACCGATGCGGGGACTCCCATTGCCGTCAGGCATGGCGATCAGGCGGAAATCGAACTCAAGCTGCTTGCGCCGCAAGGAAGCCTCGAAAAACTGCGCGAGGCAGCCTGCATCGTGCAGCATGCGCGCAATCGCGGTGCATTTCACCGGCTGGAGACGGTTTATTACGACACGCCGGAGCGGCTGTTGTTTCAGCATGGCATGTCGCTGCGCGTGCGACGCAGCGGCAAGACCTTCGTCCAGACGCTGAAGCTTGCGCCCAATGGCGCGCAGCCTCTGATGCGACGCCAATGGGAGGCGGCGGTCGAAGGCATCGCCCCTGATCTGGCGCGGTTCCCCGCCGACGAGATCGGCGATCCCGTAGCGGCGCTGAGCAACATTGCGCTGGTGCCGGTGTTCGCGACAAAAGTGCGCCGCCACGCGCGGCAGCTCGATCTGCCCGATGCGTCGGTTGAGATCGCATTCGACGAGGGGACGATCGAGGCCGATGCGCGCCAGGAAGTGCTGTCGGAAATCGAGCTTGAATTGAAGAGCGGCAATGCCGGCGTCCTGTTCGATCTCGGAACCCAGTTGCTCGATGCAGCACCGCTGCAGATCGGCACGCGCAGCAAGGCAGAACGCGGCTATGCGCTGGCGTTCGATGTCGCGCCGTCGGCGGCGAAGGCCGAGTTGCCAGGCATCACCGCGGAGCTTGCGGTCGACGACGTCATCGCGCTGCTGGTGGGCTCCTGCTGGCACCATCTTTTGAGAAATCACGCGGTGGCCGAGCAGGGATCGGATCCCGAAGGCGTGCACCAGATGCGCGTGGCCTTGCGACGCTTGCGGACGATCTGCGCGCTGTTCCGGCGCGACATTCCATCGCCGGCATTCCTGGCGATCAACAGCGAAGCAAAATGGCTGATGCGGCAACTCGGCAAGGCCCGGGATTGGGACGTCTTCGCCGAGACGACGATCAACCGTCTGGTCAGCGCGGTTCCGGATATCGATCTGGATGGCCTCCGCCAGGCGGTTCAACAGCAACGGAAGTCGAGCTACGGCACCTTGCAAAGCGTTCTGGCTGACCCTCGATGCAGCCGTTTCCTGCTCTCGCTGGGGCATCTGGTGGAACGCCGCGGCTGGCGCAACGAGATCGACAGCGAAGCGCTGGCTGTGCTGTCGCAGCCAATGCCGGTGCTCGCCGATCAAATTCTGGAACGATTGCATCGCAAGACATTGAAGCGTGGCGCGCGCTTCCGGCGGCTCGATATCCACGCGCAGCACAATCTCAGGATCAACCTCAAGAAGTTGCGCTATGCGGCGGAGTTCTTCCTGCCGCTTTATGCGTCCCACGCGCCGGCGAAGCGCTACGTGAAGCGGCTCGCCGGGCTGCAGACCACTCTCGGGCGGGTGTGCGACATCGGAAGCACGCGCGTGCTGCTCCATGCCATCCGGCAGGACGACCAGCCTGCGCTTCATCTCGGCATCGGCGCGATGGCCGGCTGGCTCGCCCGCGATCAGATCGCGGTGGCGAAAACGCTGCGCAAGAGTTGGCGGCGGTTCAAGACGACGCCGGCATTCTGGGGCCGGTGAGTTTGGCAGCGGAAGGCGATCCGCGCGGGTTGCCTAACGGGGCTGCGCCTGGGTCGCAAGTGCGGAGGCCCGCGGCTTGCGCTCGGTGACCAGCGCAAGCAGCACCGTCAGCACCATGAAGACCGCCGAGGCGCCGAACACCCAGTGCGGCATGTGCTGATCCATGATCCAGCCGAACAGCAGCGGGCTCACGATGCCGCCGAAGTTGAAACCGGTGGAGACGATGCCGAAGGCGCGGCCCGCTGCGCCGGGAGGCGCGGCATTGCGCACCATCATGTCGCGGGACGGCGCGATCACGCCGCCAAGGAATCCGGCAAGCCCCATCGCAAGCGTGAGCGCGACGGGCGGCAGGTTCACCAGTGCGACCAGCACGACCAGCACGGCATTGACCGCGAAGCAGCCTGCGGCGAGCTGGCTGTGGCGATGGGTCCAGTCGGCGAGATAGCCGCCGGCGAGCACGCCGGCCGCGCTGGCGCCGAGGAACGCGGTCAGCGCGATGTTGGCGGTCGAGAACGACGCGCCGTAACCGCCCATCAGCGCGACCACGCCGAAATTGTTGATGCCTGAGGTCGAGAGGCTGAGCAGCGTGAAGAACGCTGTCAGCACCATCAGCGCCGGCGTGATCACGCTCGCCTTCGGGGTCGCATCGTCCTTCGGCTTGTTCTTGTTGGCGCCGGCATCGGGAATGCCGAGCACGATCAGGAACAGCGCCACCAGCGGGCCGACCGCGCCGGCCACGATCAGCGCGCCGGGGCCGCCGATCGAGGCGACCAGCGCCGCCATGATCGCAGGCGCCACCGCGCCGCCGAGGAAGCCGGCAAAGGTGTGGATCGAGAAGGCGCGGCCCATCCGCGCCTCGTCCATATGGGCCGAGAGGATCGCGTAGTCAGCCGGATGGTAGACGCTGTTGGCGAGGCCGAGCGCCACGGCACAGACGATCAGCGACGTATAGCTCAGATGCAGGCCGAGCCCGATCAGCGCGCAGCCGCCGATGGTCAGCCCGATCAGCAGGATCTTGCGCGCGCCGATATGGTCGGCGAGGTAGCCGATCGGCGCCTGGGTCAAGCCCGACACCACCGCAAACACCGTCAGCGCGAAACCGAGTTCGATATAGCCGACGCCGAGCTGTTGCTTCAGGAACGGGAACAGCATCGGCAGCACGAAGATATGGAAATGGCTGACCCAATGGGCGACCGAAATTCCCGTCAGCGTGCGCAGCGCGCTGTCGGCCTTCGCTTGCTGCGGTGCGGCCAGAATGTCGACCATGTCAGTGAAGCCCCAGTTCCAAAGCGTTTTCGAGCGAAGTGGGTACCGGTTCGCGTGACGAAAACGCGTCAAAAAATGCCCGGCAGGGCCGGCAGAAAATAAGGGCTGGCCGCTAATTGTCCATGAACGCGGGCGCATGGCTGCCCCCGGCGCGGGCGTGCCGGATCGACACATGCGGCATTAAAGGCGGCGACAAAGTGTGGTCCTGCGGTGATGATCAGCCATGATCGACGCCAAAAAGCCGCTCCGGGTGCTTGTGTCAGAGGGCTCCAGCACCTCCGGCCGCGAGGCGATCACGATCCTGGGGCTGGCCGGCCATCACGTCGAGATCTGCGATCCTTCGCGCTGGTGCCTGGCGCGTTATTCCCGCTTTGTCCGCAAATACCACCATTGTCCGCCGCTGCGGTCAGATCCGGCCGGCTTCCTCCGCTTCGTCGAGCGACTGTTGGCGTCGCGGCATTTCGATGTGCTGCTGCCGACCCACGAGCAGGGCTTTCTGTTCGCCCGCGCCGCGGCGCGGTTGACATCACGGACCGGTCTGGCGCTGCCGGATTTCGACAGCTATCGCGCCGTGCACAGCAAGGCCGGCTTCAGCCGGCTGCTCGACCGGCTCGGCCTGCCGCAGCCGCCGACCCGGATCGCGCGCTCGGCCGACGAGCTGCGCGAGGCGGTGCGGTTTCCATCCGTGGTCAAGACGTCGGTCGGCACTGCCAGCCGCGGCGTCTGGTTCGTGCGCGATGCCGGCGATCTCAACCGCGCGCTCTATGATCTCGAATCCGCCGGCGATTTTGCCGGCGAGGTGCTGGCGCAGGATCTCATCACCGGCACGGTCGAGAAGGCCCAGTCGGTGTTCTGCCGCGGCAGGCTGGTCGGCTTTCACGCCTACCGGCAGATCGCGGCCGGCGTCGGCGGCGGCGAGGCAATCAAGGAGAGCGAGAGCCGGCCGGCGGTCCGTGCTGCGCTCGAGACCATCGGCGCGCATCTCGGTTGGCACGGCGCGCTCTCGGTCGACGTCATCATGCCGCTCGACAGCGCAACGCCGCTGTTGATCGACTGCAACCCGCGGCTGGTCGAGCCCGTCAATGCGTACCGGTCCGGCACCGATCTGGTCGATCTGCTGCTGCGCGTCTCGCTCGGCGAGACGCCGGCGCCGCTGGCCGATGGTCGTGCCGGCGTGCGCACACATCTGGCGATGCAGGCGTTGCTCGGTAGCGCATCGCGCGACGGCACCCGGCGTGACCTGATCAGGGAATGCGGCCGCATCGCCGCGGGCGAAGGTCTCTATCGGAGAAGCAGCGAGGAGTTGACGCCGGTGCGGCTCGATTGGCTCAGCGCCGTGCCGCTGGCGATGACGACAGCACTGCTGCTGGCATCGCCGCCGATCGCCTCATCGCTGGCGCGCGGCGGCTTCGGTGCGCATCTGCTCGATCGCGCAAGTATCAAGAAGATCGAGGGTGAGGATTTCTGCTAGCCCCATCCCCACGTCGTCCCGGGCAAGCGAAGCGCGACCCGGGACCCATAACCACCGAAGGTGATTGTTGTGCATCGCTGGGGCTACAGCTTGTCTCAACAACCCAACCCTGTGGTTATGGGTCCCGGCTTTCGCCGGGACGACGTGGGGATGGATATCGCTGATCCCTCACAACGGCTCGTCATCATTGCCGTAGCGATCGACCTTCGGCGTGGCGATGTCGCCGTCCTCGTAATAATCGTCGTCCTGTGGCGCCGCGGGCGGCGGAGGCTTTTTCGACTTGTCGTCGGTCTTGTCGTCGATCTTGCCGCCGCCCTTGCTCTTCTTTCCGGCCTTGGCCATGCGTTTCCCCT
Protein-coding sequences here:
- a CDS encoding ABC transporter permease, which produces MRRALWILAVLLSHWRRHPMQLATLLIGLISATALWSGVQALNQQARIAYDRAAATFGGSRTAMLVSRDSATFPQQLFVDLRRAGWPVSPTLEGRVQIDGRSFRLLGVEPVTLPSEVGNAPAVGRGSLLSFVTPPGEMLVAGETLRDLGLKEGERPQANGTSLPPLRVQAELAPGALVVDIGIAQEILKMPGQVSRLLVGKSKAPHATLESVAGEKLRLVEPSAESDLERLTDSFHLNLTAFGLLSFFVGLFIVNSAIGLAFEQRLPMLRTLRACGVSARLLNTVLVIELVSLALVAGLIGLVCGYFIAAALLPDVAASLRGLYGAQIPGQLSLKPAWWFAGIAISILGALAAAAASLAKAIRIPVLATAQPQAWQQAQRRWLMFQSAAALAVFAVAAALIQFGDSLIAGFAVLAALMLGAALILPMVLQIALAFGQRSARAPVGIWFWADSRQQLSGLSLALMALLLALAVNIGVSTMVESFSRTFLVWLDGRLAADVYISAASDQQAKEIKAWLRDRPEVEAILPGGRADTQFGGAPIEVLGLPDHVTYRDNWPLLESAANAWVRLRPGDTCLISEQLSRRMKLAIGDHIKVPAPGGNWPLEIVGIYADYGNPKSQIAVNFAALTRRFPLTPQTRIGLRVAPDHIAPLITALQQKFGLDDRSIADQATMKRESRRVFNRTFSVTAALNAFTLGVAGIALLTSLLTLANSRLPQLAPLWAIGLTRRRLAALELLKTMAVALITALFALPLGLLVAWCLLAIVNVKAFGWRLPFHVFPLQLIELLAVALAAAFCAAALPVARLARMQPASLIRIFVNER
- a CDS encoding ABC transporter ATP-binding protein produces the protein MLRVTGLTKSYRFAGEDVAVLRGVDLTVTTGESVALSGESGSGKSTLLHLIAGLDAADSGEIRLADITVSALNDAGRAELRRDRLGLVFQQFNLIPSLTVADNLVFQSRIAGRHDAAWNDELVERLGLKPLLKRYPEQLSGGQQQRVAIGRALAPKPLLLLADEPTGNLDEDTADEVLRLARDLVARTGCGFLMVTHSARLAATLDRQVTLHAGVIA
- a CDS encoding MFS transporter, which gives rise to MTTQPTPKGMSTGMSKGTPKGAWQITFLLFLYMVVNFADKIVVGLAGVPIRKEMGLTPEQFGDLGSSFFYLFSISAIVVGFIVNRVDTRWVLLILAVIWSLTQFPMIGTVSLTTLTICRIILGAGEGPAFSVAAHAIYKWFPDEKRTLPTAILSQGSAFGVILAVPALNWIIVNHSWHHAFGALGIVGLLWTVAWFALGKEGPLVSTAAVVADEPRIPYWKLLTSRTFVGCVVATFGAYWALSLGLTWFTSFIIEGLGFSQQQAGFVSILPWIFGATIVLLTGWISQLMLARGFTTRGARGVLGSVPLIVGGCILAALPYAPPGALMIALLVIGSGLCGSIYVVCPPMLGEFTPVSQRGAIIAIYGALYTISGIMAPMVMGSVIQHAATPMAGYMSGFTINAAIMAGSGLLGLLLLWPNTERARLTGTSQPAGTIKGAMSPT
- a CDS encoding class I SAM-dependent methyltransferase — encoded protein: MNRSILRAAACAALMSATLLAVPEVRAEDAAGPDYAAIVAAPDRSDADRQVDQRRQPAKMLAFAGVKPGMTILDMAASAGYSTELLARTVAPSGKVYAQDSATVLERFVKDKFDTRAKAPAMKNVVHVVRDYDDPIPPEVSNLDMITLFFFYHDISYLPVDRAAMNKKMFAALKPGGFLVIADHSAKAGEGVSVAKTLHRIEESTLKQEIEAAGFKLVAEADFLHHAEDPKDIPVFKAPVPIDEFVLKYQKP
- a CDS encoding amidohydrolase family protein; this translates as MTSTPDLVIRGGNIADGKGGDLYEADVAISGGKITEVGKVSAKGKEEIDARGRLVAPGSVDVHTHYDGQVTWSQDITPSSQNGVTTAIMGNCGVGFAPCRPSDHGRLIQLMEGVEDIPEPVLSAGIPWAWESFPDYMEWLSKRSFDMDIGAQLPHAALRVYVMGERGARRDPATPEDNQAMAALAGDAVRSGALGFSTSRTLNHRTSTGDYTPTLKAGEDELTAIAGAMHGVGRSVLQFVLDQSTVHEDLPMMLRVAENTRCPISFSVAQADKAPRRWRQTMDTINEAAARGLSITTQIAARPVGLLLGLELSRNPFQTHPSYREIARLPLAEQLTHLRRPEVRAAILSESATATDDPLFFRPNYDKMYLLGNPPDYEQPPENALGPQARRQGRQPEELAYDAMLTDEGRGMLYVPFLNYADGNLDAVHEMLREPSAVPGLSDGGAHCGIICDASFPTYLLTHWTRDRSRGEKLSIPFVIAAQSRKTALSVGLTDRGVIAPGFKADVNVIDYDRLHLHPPKVHYDLPVGGRRLLQQVDGYDATIVSGVVTQREGKATGARPGRLVRGAQGMN
- a CDS encoding CHAD domain-containing protein, which translates into the protein MTDAGTPIAVRHGDQAEIELKLLAPQGSLEKLREAACIVQHARNRGAFHRLETVYYDTPERLLFQHGMSLRVRRSGKTFVQTLKLAPNGAQPLMRRQWEAAVEGIAPDLARFPADEIGDPVAALSNIALVPVFATKVRRHARQLDLPDASVEIAFDEGTIEADARQEVLSEIELELKSGNAGVLFDLGTQLLDAAPLQIGTRSKAERGYALAFDVAPSAAKAELPGITAELAVDDVIALLVGSCWHHLLRNHAVAEQGSDPEGVHQMRVALRRLRTICALFRRDIPSPAFLAINSEAKWLMRQLGKARDWDVFAETTINRLVSAVPDIDLDGLRQAVQQQRKSSYGTLQSVLADPRCSRFLLSLGHLVERRGWRNEIDSEALAVLSQPMPVLADQILERLHRKTLKRGARFRRLDIHAQHNLRINLKKLRYAAEFFLPLYASHAPAKRYVKRLAGLQTTLGRVCDIGSTRVLLHAIRQDDQPALHLGIGAMAGWLARDQIAVAKTLRKSWRRFKTTPAFWGR